The Arachis duranensis cultivar V14167 chromosome 2, aradu.V14167.gnm2.J7QH, whole genome shotgun sequence genome has a window encoding:
- the LOC107473442 gene encoding myosin-binding protein 3-like isoform X2, whose translation MGVHGATLLTSAVCEWFLIFLLFFESALSYFLARFARYCHLQFPCLLCTRLDRFFGKDKQEFYQNLFCTDHRSELASLASYHAHGKIADGKRMCDDCLLSCTTSTKPNMKSHKLLVGKLGMVNGGSSSQSPSLSKDSLNGAKGPSTCTGCDKLCKSEQNALRSIQLKSPKRTFIKPPYIPLPQVPRQSRSNHRDNLKKTKGQSSGSEDKRSHRQPSRVVYNEPKIYSDSESDFPFSDDDVASVLPGHTSRFKPVVPPRHVLRGLNLPNPNISSPKAMPSRPDSSEEPKISKHHDVPEEINLKPENQSSSELPELISLDDVPSSPNAEKIPRRESDGVKTTSPSQNSLPTSISELMTLDGIAASLNKSEDVTKSSGVELATEEDRKDTKKIDTRQKASGETDKVVSDSSPLSHTQENSNNMSQSPVSTKENVTASGSDNSEVLANHVQSTERHVEASDSNEVKPPSSSSSVGSDFEYLDGSKVNEIEGESIIDQLKRQIEYDKKCLEALQKELEEERNASAIATNQTMNMITRLQEEKAALQMEALQYLRMMEEQAEYDRDELDKVNDLLTEKEKELQDLEAELEFYRENWPEEPMVQISNLKVENVAEQKTATDITNAVTISGSKLTKVSKIRDEDPVGATSSPLDFEEEKQCILNRLKSLQNRLKELYGNEVSSEKIEGKKLDQQGSSNGEEEIDSSMQKNVNNMSNGNHTDKDGSASLDSDDCSHSNGNNHSRKEVELDALENEISDLSERLEAIEFNHNLLEHIFNSLRSGDDGKQFIQDLAIQLRDIRKIGIRSR comes from the exons ATGGGGGTGCATGGAGCAACCCTTCTTACATCTGCAGTTTGTGAGTGGTTCTTGATCTTTCTGCTGTTTTTCGAATCCGCGCTATCATATTTCCTTGCAAGGTTTGCAAGGTATTGCCATTTGCAATTCCCTTGTTTGCTATGCACTAGGCTGGATCGTTTCTTTGGTAAAGATAAGCAGGAGTTCTATCAGAACCTGTTTTGCACCGACCACAGATCCGAACTAGCATCTCTGGCTTCATATCATGCTCATGGGAAGATTGCAGATGGAAAAAGAATGTGTGATGATTGTCTTCTGTCATGCACTACCAGCACTAAACCGAACATGAAATCTCACAAGTTGTTGGTTGGTAAATTGGGAATGGTTAATGGTGGTTCTAGTTCCCAAAGCCCGTCTCTATCCAAAGACTCGCTAAATGGCGCTAAGGGGCCGAGTACGTGCACTGGCTGCGACAAGCTTTGCAAGTCAGAGCAAAATGCCCTGAGATCTATCCAACTGAAATCACCTAAGAGAACTTTTATTAAGCCACCATACATTCCTTTGCCACAAGTGCCAAGGCAAAGCCGTTCAAATCACCGGGATAatttgaagaaaacaaagggcCAATCTTCAGGATCAGAAGATAAGCGTTCTCATCGTCAACCATCTCGTGTGGTGTACAATGAGCCGAAAATTTATTctgattctgagtctgattttCCTTTTTCTGATGATGATGTAGCTAGTGTATTACCTGGCCATACATCTCGATTTAAACCAGTAGTTCCCCCAAGACATGTTCTAAGAGGTTTGAATCTTCCAAATCCCAATATTAGTTCCCCCAAAGCCATGCCGTCACGTCCGGATTCATCTGAGGAACCTAAGATTAGCAAGCACCATGATGTCCCGGAAGAAATTAATTTGAAGCCAGAAAATCAATCTAGTTCCGAGCTGCCTGAGCTCATCTCACTAGACGATGTTCCGTCATCACCTAACGCAGAGAAAATTCCTCGTAGAGAATCTGATGGTGTGAAAACAACTTCTCCTTCTCAGAATTCTCTTCCCACTTCCATATCCGAGCTTATGACTTTGGATGGCATTGCAGCATCACTAAATAAAT CTGAAGATGTTACAAAATCAAGTGGTGTGGAGCTTGCAACCGAAGAGGATAGGAAAGACACAAAGAAGATTGATACAAGACAAAAAGCATCTGGGGAAACTGATAAAGTGGTAAGTGATTCTTCTCCTTTAAGCCATACTCAAGAGAACTCAAACAACATGAGTCAGTCTCCTGTCTCCACCAAAGAAAACGTCACAGCTAGTGGGTCTGATAACTCAGAGGTTTTAGCGAACCATGTCCAGTCCACCGAGAGACACGTTGAGGCCTCGGATTCAAATGAAGTTAAGCCACCTTCAAGTTCATCCTCGGTAGGATCTGATTTTGAATATCTGGATGGAAGCAAAGTTAATGAAATTGAAGGGGAGTCTATTATTGATCAATTGAAGCGACAAATTGAGTATGACAAAAAATGCTTGGAGGCCTTGCAAAAGGAActggaggaagaaagaaatgcTTCTGCCATTGCCACAAATCAAACAATGAATATGATTACCAGGTTGCAGGAGGAGAAGGCAGCACTGCAAATGGAAGCTCTGCAATATCTAAGAATGATGGAAGAGCAAGCAGAATATGATAGAGATGAATTGGACAAAGTTAACGATCTACTGACggaaaaggaaaaagagctACAAGATTTAGAAGCAGAGCTGGAATTTTATAGGGAGAACTGGCCAGAGGAGCCTATGGTCCAAATTTCTAATTTGAAGGTAGAAAATGTTGCAGAACAAAAAACTGCCACAGATATCACAAATGCTGTAACCATTTCCGGTTCAAAGCTGACCAAGGTATCCAAAATCCGTGATGAAGATCCCGTTGGTGCAACCTCCTCACCTTtagactttgaagaggaaaaGCAATGCATTTTGAATCGCTTGAAAAGCTTGCAAAATAGGCTTAAAGAACTTTATGGTAATGAGGTTTCCTCTGAAAAGATTGAAGGAAAAAAACTGGATCAACAAGGATCTTCTAATGGTGAAGAAGAAATTGATTCATCCATGCAGAAAAATGTTAATAATATGTCTAATGGAAATCATACCGATAAGGATGGCTCAGCTTCTTTAGATAGTGATGATTGTTCTCATAGTAATGGGAACAATCATTCCAGGAAAGAAGTCGAATTGGATGCTCTGGAAAATGAAATATCAGACCTTAGTGAAAGGTTGGAAGCAATCGAATTTAATCATAATCTTCTTGAGCATATATTTAATTCTCTTCGAAGCGGAGATGACGGGAAGCAATTTATTCAAGATTTAGCTATTCAATTGCGCGACATAAGGAAAATTGGGATTAGATCAAGATG A
- the LOC107473442 gene encoding myosin-binding protein 3-like isoform X1, protein MGVHGATLLTSAVCEWFLIFLLFFESALSYFLARFARYCHLQFPCLLCTRLDRFFGKDKQEFYQNLFCTDHRSELASLASYHAHGKIADGKRMCDDCLLSCTTSTKPNMKSHKLLVGKLGMVNGGSSSQSPSLSKDSLNGAKGPSTCTGCDKLCKSEQNALRSIQLKSPKRTFIKPPYIPLPQVPRQSRSNHRDNLKKTKGQSSGSEDKRSHRQPSRVVYNEPKIYSDSESDFPFSDDDVASVLPGHTSRFKPVVPPRHVLRGLNLPNPNISSPKAMPSRPDSSEEPKISKHHDVPEEINLKPENQSSSELPELISLDDVPSSPNAEKIPRRESDGVKTTSPSQNSLPTSISELMTLDGIAASLNKSEDVTKSSGVELATEEDRKDTKKIDTRQKASGETDKVVSDSSPLSHTQENSNNMSQSPVSTKENVTASGSDNSEVLANHVQSTERHVEASDSNEVKPPSSSSSVGSDFEYLDGSKVNEIEGESIIDQLKRQIEYDKKCLEALQKELEEERNASAIATNQTMNMITRLQEEKAALQMEALQYLRMMEEQAEYDRDELDKVNDLLTEKEKELQDLEAELEFYRENWPEEPMVQISNLKVENVAEQKTATDITNAVTISGSKLTKVSKIRDEDPVGATSSPLDFEEEKQCILNRLKSLQNRLKELYGNEVSSEKIEGKKLDQQGSSNGEEEIDSSMQKNVNNMSNGNHTDKDGSASLDSDDCSHSNGNNHSRKEVELDALENEISDLSERLEAIEFNHNLLEHIFNSLRSGDDGKQFIQDLAIQLRDIRKIGIRSRW, encoded by the exons ATGGGGGTGCATGGAGCAACCCTTCTTACATCTGCAGTTTGTGAGTGGTTCTTGATCTTTCTGCTGTTTTTCGAATCCGCGCTATCATATTTCCTTGCAAGGTTTGCAAGGTATTGCCATTTGCAATTCCCTTGTTTGCTATGCACTAGGCTGGATCGTTTCTTTGGTAAAGATAAGCAGGAGTTCTATCAGAACCTGTTTTGCACCGACCACAGATCCGAACTAGCATCTCTGGCTTCATATCATGCTCATGGGAAGATTGCAGATGGAAAAAGAATGTGTGATGATTGTCTTCTGTCATGCACTACCAGCACTAAACCGAACATGAAATCTCACAAGTTGTTGGTTGGTAAATTGGGAATGGTTAATGGTGGTTCTAGTTCCCAAAGCCCGTCTCTATCCAAAGACTCGCTAAATGGCGCTAAGGGGCCGAGTACGTGCACTGGCTGCGACAAGCTTTGCAAGTCAGAGCAAAATGCCCTGAGATCTATCCAACTGAAATCACCTAAGAGAACTTTTATTAAGCCACCATACATTCCTTTGCCACAAGTGCCAAGGCAAAGCCGTTCAAATCACCGGGATAatttgaagaaaacaaagggcCAATCTTCAGGATCAGAAGATAAGCGTTCTCATCGTCAACCATCTCGTGTGGTGTACAATGAGCCGAAAATTTATTctgattctgagtctgattttCCTTTTTCTGATGATGATGTAGCTAGTGTATTACCTGGCCATACATCTCGATTTAAACCAGTAGTTCCCCCAAGACATGTTCTAAGAGGTTTGAATCTTCCAAATCCCAATATTAGTTCCCCCAAAGCCATGCCGTCACGTCCGGATTCATCTGAGGAACCTAAGATTAGCAAGCACCATGATGTCCCGGAAGAAATTAATTTGAAGCCAGAAAATCAATCTAGTTCCGAGCTGCCTGAGCTCATCTCACTAGACGATGTTCCGTCATCACCTAACGCAGAGAAAATTCCTCGTAGAGAATCTGATGGTGTGAAAACAACTTCTCCTTCTCAGAATTCTCTTCCCACTTCCATATCCGAGCTTATGACTTTGGATGGCATTGCAGCATCACTAAATAAAT CTGAAGATGTTACAAAATCAAGTGGTGTGGAGCTTGCAACCGAAGAGGATAGGAAAGACACAAAGAAGATTGATACAAGACAAAAAGCATCTGGGGAAACTGATAAAGTGGTAAGTGATTCTTCTCCTTTAAGCCATACTCAAGAGAACTCAAACAACATGAGTCAGTCTCCTGTCTCCACCAAAGAAAACGTCACAGCTAGTGGGTCTGATAACTCAGAGGTTTTAGCGAACCATGTCCAGTCCACCGAGAGACACGTTGAGGCCTCGGATTCAAATGAAGTTAAGCCACCTTCAAGTTCATCCTCGGTAGGATCTGATTTTGAATATCTGGATGGAAGCAAAGTTAATGAAATTGAAGGGGAGTCTATTATTGATCAATTGAAGCGACAAATTGAGTATGACAAAAAATGCTTGGAGGCCTTGCAAAAGGAActggaggaagaaagaaatgcTTCTGCCATTGCCACAAATCAAACAATGAATATGATTACCAGGTTGCAGGAGGAGAAGGCAGCACTGCAAATGGAAGCTCTGCAATATCTAAGAATGATGGAAGAGCAAGCAGAATATGATAGAGATGAATTGGACAAAGTTAACGATCTACTGACggaaaaggaaaaagagctACAAGATTTAGAAGCAGAGCTGGAATTTTATAGGGAGAACTGGCCAGAGGAGCCTATGGTCCAAATTTCTAATTTGAAGGTAGAAAATGTTGCAGAACAAAAAACTGCCACAGATATCACAAATGCTGTAACCATTTCCGGTTCAAAGCTGACCAAGGTATCCAAAATCCGTGATGAAGATCCCGTTGGTGCAACCTCCTCACCTTtagactttgaagaggaaaaGCAATGCATTTTGAATCGCTTGAAAAGCTTGCAAAATAGGCTTAAAGAACTTTATGGTAATGAGGTTTCCTCTGAAAAGATTGAAGGAAAAAAACTGGATCAACAAGGATCTTCTAATGGTGAAGAAGAAATTGATTCATCCATGCAGAAAAATGTTAATAATATGTCTAATGGAAATCATACCGATAAGGATGGCTCAGCTTCTTTAGATAGTGATGATTGTTCTCATAGTAATGGGAACAATCATTCCAGGAAAGAAGTCGAATTGGATGCTCTGGAAAATGAAATATCAGACCTTAGTGAAAGGTTGGAAGCAATCGAATTTAATCATAATCTTCTTGAGCATATATTTAATTCTCTTCGAAGCGGAGATGACGGGAAGCAATTTATTCAAGATTTAGCTATTCAATTGCGCGACATAAGGAAAATTGGGATTAGATCAAGATGGTAA
- the LOC107473440 gene encoding cytochrome P450 94A2: MELLPIAYFLLFLATLTWFLATTLSSSSTPKRVPPNTNIPKAYPIIGSIFAIAANKHRRIHWISDILLSSPSSSTFTLRRSLGSRQIFTADPAIVHHILKSNFPTYQKGPTLNRALGDFLGDGIFNSDGDNWKFQRQLSSHEFNTRSLRNFVETVVDAELSNRLIPILSATCNHTNTNATNTCDLQDILQRFAFDNICKIAFGYDPEYLLPSLPTTTFAKAFDDATRICSERFNSAVPLVWKIKKILNIGSENRLRTAVSEVRGLAKKIVEEKKRELEEKKTLQSVDLLSRFLVSGQNDESFVTDIVISFILAGRDTTSAALTWFFWLLASHPHVEEEVVSEIIQKNHVDGSSVYEELKDMVYTHAALCESMRLYPPVPVDTKEAANDDVLPDGTFVKKGTRLAYHIFAMGRSERIWGADWADFRPERWLRRDGEGKWAFVGVDPYSYTVFQAGPRVCLGKEMAFLQMKRVVAGILREFRVVPAVAEGVVPEYTGYLTSLMKGGFPVKIEKRR; encoded by the coding sequence ATGGAGCTTCTTCCCATAGCTtacttccttctctttcttgcaACTCTCACTTGGTTCTTAGCCACAACACTCTCTTCATCTTCAACACCCAAAAGAGTTCCACCAAACACCAATATTCCTAAAGCCTACCCTATAATTGGCTCCATCTTTGCCATCGCCGCCAACAAACACCGCCGCATCCACTGGATCTCCGACATCCTCCTCTCCTCTCCGTCCTCCTCCACCTTTACCCTCCGCCGCTCCCTTGGCTCCCGCCAGATCTTCACCGCCGACCCCGCCATCGTCCACCACATCCTCAAGTCCAATTTCCCAACCTACCAAAAAGGTCCCACCCTTAACCGCGCCCTCGGCGACTTCCTCGGTGACGGCATCTTCAACTCCGACGGCGACAACTGGAAGTTCCAGCGCCAGCTCTCCAGCCACGAGTTTAACACAAGATCCCTCCGCAACTTCGTCGAAACCGTTGTAGACGCCGAACTCTCCAACCGCCTCATCCCAATCTTATCTGCCACGTGTAATCATACCAACACTAATGCAACAAATACATGTGACTTACAAGATATCCTCCAACGCTTCGCCTTCGATAACATATGTAAGATCGCTTTCGGTTACGATCCCGAATACCTCCTCCCATCGCTTCCAACAACCACCTTCGCCAAGGCCTTCGACGACGCAACAAGAATCTGCAGCGAGAGGTTCAATTCAGCGGTGCCGCTGGTATGGAAgataaagaaaatcctaaacaTAGGTTCCGAAAATAGGCTCCGAACCGCAGTGTCGGAGGTGAGAGGCTTAGCAAAGAAGATCGTAGAGGAGAAGAAGCGAGAGCTTGAAGAGAAGAAAACGCTGCAATCCGTGGATCTATTGTCGCGGTTCTTGGTTTCCGGACAAAACGACGAGTCGTTTGTAACGGACATAGTCATCAGCTTCATTCTCGCTGGGAGGGACACTACTTCCGCAGCGCTCACGTGGTTCTTCTGGCTTCTTGCTAGCCATCCGCACGTGGAGGAAGAGGTGGTTAGTGAAATTATCCAGAAGAACCACGTAGATGGTTCCTCCGTTTACGAGGAGCTAAAGGACATGGTGTATACTCACGCCGCGTTGTGCGAGAGCATGAGATTGTACCCGCCGGTGCCTGTGGATACGAAAGAGGCTGCAAACGACGACGTTTTACCTGATGGTACTTTTGTGAAGAAAGGGACACGTCTGGCGTACCATATCTTTGCGATGGGAAGGAGTGAGAGGATATGGGGCGCGGATTGGGCCGATTTCAGGCCCGAAAGGTGGTTGAGGCGGGATGGGGAGGGGAAGTGGGCTTTTGTTGGAGTTGATCCGTATAGTTATACAGTGTTTCAGGCCGGGCCTAGGGTGTGTTTGGGGAAGGAGATGGCGTTTTTGCAGATGAAGAGAGTGGTGGCGGGGATCTTAAGGGAGTTTAGGGTGGTTCCGGCGGTGGCGGAAGGGGTGGTGCCGGAGTATACTGGATACCTTACGTCGCTGATGAAAGGTGGGTTCCCAGTGAAGATAGAGAAGCGAAGATAA